In Helianthus annuus cultivar XRQ/B chromosome 8, HanXRQr2.0-SUNRISE, whole genome shotgun sequence, a single genomic region encodes these proteins:
- the LOC110872824 gene encoding deoxyuridine 5'-triphosphate nucleotidohydrolase has translation MAGILGAITRSPLLAANYKPYPHLHFHQFGSFVSAMAQSINGNPETEGPAAKVQKVEDHQIPVFKVKKLSEKAVLPSRGSSLAAGYDLSSATDTKVPARGKALVPTDLSVAVPEGTYGRIAPRSGLAWKHSIDVGAGVIDADYRGPVGVILFNFSDVDFEVKVGDRIAQLIIEKIVMPEVVEVDDLDSTVRGAGGFGSTGV, from the exons ATGGCGGGAATTCTTGGCGCCATTACACGTTCTCCCCTTTTAGCGGCCAATTATAAACCCTACCCCCATCTCCATTTTCATCAATTTGGATCATTCGTTTCAGCAATGGCACAGAGCATCAACGGCAACCCTGAAACCGAAGGACCGGCCGCAAAGGTTCAGAAAGTAGAAGATCACCAAATTCCTGTTTTCAAAGTGAAGAAGCTCTCGGAGAAAGCGGTTTTACCTTCCAGAGGCTCGTCTCTCGCCGCAGGTTACGATCTTTCGAG TGCAACCGACACAAAAGTACCTGCAAGGGGCAAAGCATTGGTTCCCACAGATTTAAGCGTAGCAGTACCCGAAGGAACTTATGGCCGCATTG CTCCGAGGTCTGGTCTAGCATGGAAACACTCTATTGATGTTGGGGCAGGTGTAATTGATGCCGATTACAGAGGCCCGGTTGGTGTAATACTCTTCAACTTTTCTGATGTTGATTTTGAAGTGAAAGTTGGTGATCGAATTGCGCAGTTGATTATTGAGAAGATTGTGATGCCTGAAGTTGTTGAGGTTGATGATCTGGATTCGACTGTTAGAGGTGCAGGTGGGTTTGGATCAACCGGTGTTTAA